ACCCATGAACACAGGGATCAATGCAATAAACAGGTGAAGAAAGCACAGATATTCAATCAAAAATCTTGGTTTAGGGTGAAAAAGAAGAGTTTGACTGGTTCATTAGTTGAAAAGCAGTCCAACCCGCTTCTCACTCAGAAGCCATGACAACCAGTGAATCACACGAAGGCAGGCAGGAGCAAGCGGTCATTCTTGCCTCCACAAACATAACAAGCACATCATATTACTGCTAATAATCTATATTTATTGTGACGTCTTAAGGCAGTAGTAGCCACACCATCTCAAATTCTTTAACACATGTTCCACTAAAAAGCCACTTCCTATTTTATTTACCACAACACACAAGTGTTTGATTGAATGTGACAATGTAAAGCTTTGATTCCGTTAATTTAGAGGAAGTAAGAGTGGAGGAAAGTTCTCTTCTCTCACACCCAACAGGAACAGCGTGACAACAATTCCCTCAAAAGGTCAGGTGCTGAAGTTCATctatgttttgtttcattaatcTCGTGTTGTTACAAACAACATACAAAGCAGCGATAGAATGTGTCTATCAACATGTGATGTGTTTATTACTAAATTACAATCCAATAACCTATCGTCATACTTACCGATATGAACACTGGCACTAGGACCTTTGGAGGCTGATGCCCTTTGCTTTCTCACTCGTCAACGACAGGCAGGATTTTTTAACGCTGGCCAACAAGGAGTTTGACTCAGTAAATGAGAActaccatcagatggaaccaccatcagatggaaccaccatcagatggaaccaccatcagatggaaccaccatcagatggaaccaccatcagatggaaccaccatcacatggaaccaccatcacatggaaccaccatcacatgtaaccaccatcacatgtaaccaccgtcagatGTAGGCAGCGTGCCTGCAGATATTTACAGATCCACATTAATATGAAGTTTTCAGACCCTTTAATCTCTTTATGCAGGTTGAATAATAATTCTAAAAGGATGACAGAGAGGAAGTCAGGGGGGTCGAAGACTACGAAGGTCTTCCAAAGGAATGATAAAATGAGAAGGGATATTCTTCAtgattatacacacacacacacacacacaccagcaaagAACTTACAAAGGTGATTTCAAGATTCAATACAAGAAACTTTATAAAGcaaacaacataaaaataatacaaaaactgtatttttttgtaCGGTGTTCTTTACCTCATGTTTTTTATAGAAATAACTTCagcagaagagaagaaagagaagtggTAAAGAGAACGAAAGGCAGTGATAAAGCAGGATTCATATCTTCACATAGCGGAGAATGGAACTAAATATAAAATCAAACCACCACCACGCAATATACTAAAGTATTGTAATCAATTACCAATTCAAGGTACAAACTGAAGGAAGAAGTTATATTTTAGCACAACCTTACGCCAGCTGTAAAATTGATCATGCATATTAATGCATCtgtacacatttatatatactCCACTACAAGGACAAACCACTTATTCAAAACCCCACTGAAGTAAAAGTaatatgtaaaatgttttaaaaggtagTTATATATTGAAAGCAAGGCCAGTCGATTGGTGCGGTACCTTTAAAAAGTCACACATTAAACTCACATGTgactgttaccatggaaacgaTAGGAAGCATACAGATACAGATTGTGTGTCATTTGCAATAGTAGCACATATTTTTAGTAAATTAAGGCCGCACAAGGATTTGAATATTAGTAACATGAACAGTAACACGAGAGGTTGCTGGTTTTCTCTCCGTCGAAAAAAGGTGAAGAAAACCTGAAGAAAAACTGCGGGAACGCAGCATCGGGGGGGAAAGATAGCAGAGCtctgttaaatgttattttgcaTTAAGAAAGATTCCCTTGCTTTGATGCAACTTTGTGTCGTCAAGAATATTAAAATATCTGGAAAAGAGCAATGCCCAGATTGTCTCTATGACCTGGATCTCCACACTACACAAAATAAGACGTGATTATCCCGTTAACATGGATGTGTGCACATGTAAGAAGACAATTAGAATCAGCACTCATGGCTGAGAAACGAAGCTAATGTCGTTAGCTGAGGCCGTTCAGAGGGCCAGAAGCTGCAGCTTCAGCCCCCTGAGAGcggagaagggggggaggcCCTCGAAGCCCAGCAGCTGCCGGGTGGAGGTCTCCCAGCTCAGACCAAACTCCAGCCGGCTGTAGACGCACGGGTACCGGCGGTCCGCCCAGCAAACCCAGTGCACCGcccgcttcacctcctcccaGCGCGCCGGCCTggccgggaaaaaaaaaagaaccacaggTTTAAACCGGGAGGAACAGAAGTCCTGATAAGGGACAGAGTGCGTCTCACAGACCTGGGCGGGGGGGACTCGTCCAGGCTGAAGAGCGTGCGGAGCAGTTTgccctcctccagcttctccacCCTCATCAGCTGCAGGACCAGAAGGGTCGCCAGCAGCCTGAGGATGTCAGTGTGGGCCCTCACACCTGCAGCACGACCACGGTGTTTGCAGAATAACACAGTTATCGATCCGTAAGTACGAAAAACCCACAAGGGTTGATAATATTGCTCAGCGCGCAATACAAACTGAGCTATGGCGATATTTCCATAGCCTCTCCTCTTGTAtccaaataatataaatatagcGTAGGCGTCAACCGATATTTTCAGGTGGCTAAAATAAGTTAAATGTTTACATTGGTGCATTGTGGTACTTTGAGTTAAATGCaatgtgtaaataaaaacagaccCCCTCTCTCCAGAAAGCTGTCAGAATCGATCAAAAGGATGTGAAACCAGTTCCCACTGGAGGAGCGACACTGGTCGGGAGTCCTCACCTAGAGACCGGATGCCCTTGTTTTTCAGGAACTCGTTGGCGAAGAGGTCTACGTCGACATTGACGAGTTCACCCAGCTGTGTGGTCAACTCCCAGAAGCCCTCCTGCAACACGGACACATTCTTTATGCTTCACCTCCCGGATGCTCAGGGCCAACGATTACACCACGTTGGTTGAACGTGGCTGTCAGCAGAGCGCCGCTAGCGGGACGCACCTGGACGTCGCTAAAAGAGCTGCGGGAAACGCTCAAGTTGAATTTAGCGAGTTCTCCAGCGTGCATTCATTTGGGATTTTGTAGCTTACCGAATGTTGCATCAGGAAGACGTTTGTCCACTTGAGACGGAGCCGTTCAGGTTCCGCTCTCGCACCCCTGAGACAACAAGCGACAAACGGACGTTTCACAACAATCATTATCGGGTTCGAGCGCAAAATAATTATGTGAGGAAATGACTTTGGACTCACATCAGGGGTCGACGACGTAACGCAGATCTGTGCTCCATTGAACACCGCCTGGCACTCACATCCAAGTCATCTAAAAAATCTGCCCTGTTTGAAGCTATTCCTGAACTCCTTGAGAGAGGTCTTGCTCGGCGACATCGAACCGGAGGGCCGACTGTCATTGGCTGATCTTGTTTGAGGGATGGGAATTCAGCCATTAAGCCATTCGGACTGGAACCAAAACAGGACTGTTCTGGACCTGCAATCAGACTTGCGGGCCTGAACATTAGGGACTGAACAGAGTCCGCAAGGACACGCGACTGTTGCTGTTGGCTGGAAATATCTGGGGACGGCGAGTCGAGATTAGTTGCCAGGAAGCACGTTTCCAGATTACTTTCTAATCTCTCGCCAGGACACTGAGGCTCATCCTCAACGCCCACCATGCTGCTCCATGGGGTGCGAACCTCTGCAGAATCGAATAGAACGAAACCTGCtggttgattgacaggttgtaACCCCGAGAATGCTGAACCAAAGGCCAGGTCTGACCTGGCAGAACCATAATGGGGCCATGTTGGGTGGTGGGCTGCAGGTTGGGGTTCCCCACGTGAACCTCGGaacggacgaggaggaggaggaggaggaggaggaggaggaaggacgtGGAGGGCTGCATATTGGGGTTCCCCACATGAACCTCGGagcggacgaggaggaggaggaaggacgtGGAGGGCTGCATATTGGGCTTGCAGAAGTGAACCTCCGAacggacgaggaggaagagaataagaagaaaaagaagaagctggaggatgACAATAGGAAACTCTCTCActgtccatctcctctctgaccTTCTGCCTTTCACTCCTCCTTTTCAAGCAAACTTCACCCTGCAACAAAAGAGAAGTGAAGAGAAAGTACTCAGTCTGCTCAGTAAATGAGAACATCACTAGCTTTTCCTCACAGATAAATGGATTTCTATATAATCAGTCACATTGTTCTCACATTCGATGCCTCAGACTTGTGAGTAAAGGGTAGTGAATAGGCTGGAGAGATGCTTTCAGTCATCTGAGGAACGGAACATCAGAGGGACAAATAGTAAATCACAACAGCAAAACGCCCCCCCACACGATGACACTACACACTGTGGGGCGTTACCATCATATCGTCATAACATGCGTTTGGATAATAATCCTCCTCCACATCACTGCTGGACTGTAACAAGAGAGACAAATGCAGCTTATAAAAGTGTAATTAAGTCAATCACAAGATCTTCCCACATGATTACACTTCACCCCGTGTGATGTTCCCATGTCTCCCAAGAAGACATCAGTCTCCTCAACATCCATTTCTACCTGGAACAGAGAGACAAATGCGGCTTAAAGTGAGGATCGGTAAATCACAACCACACAGCGGGATTACACGGGTCAAGTTACCATCGAAGATAGACAACACTCGTCTTCACTAGGAGACGTCCGGGTCCAGTCGAGGTAGGGGAGGAAGTCCACGTCTTCCTCTGAGATCAGCTTGGGGATGTCGGTGACGCCCTCCTCGGTTTGTGTCGAGTTCTAAGACGAGGGAGATGAGTCGGGTTTTGTTCACTCACTACAGTGCAGGGTGTAAacaggggggggacggggacgggggacggggacgggggacgaACCCTTTCCTCGACGGCCACGAAGCTGGTGAACTGAGACAGGATGGAGAACTCTTTGCTTAACTCGACGATGAATCGCTTTAGCTCCGCTTTCTTCCCCTGGAGAAGTACAAAGGCAGCAATGAATGACAGGTCtggactgtggggggggggggggggggcactttcaGAGTAGACTATTGATTGAGAATGAAATCGTCTACGTTTGTCCCTGGAGAGGGGCCCGAGATCATGTTTTGTCCTGCCGTCTTGATTTAGAATCAGTGCACAAAACACGCACCTCGTGCTGGGCTTCGTCGCCGTCCAGGCTTCCGTCTTCGTGATCCCTGATGAGAGCCCTCGCTGTGAGTTTGTGAAGAAACTGAAGAAACACCGGCAGACACACGTTATGACCCTCGAGCACACAAAGGCTTTCACATACTACCAACAGGCAGGCGGCTCATCTGGCGTGTTCTACTGTGCGTGGTGTTACCGTGCCCCTGGTCTTCTGCAGCTCGCTGGTCGACACCATGGTGTTCAGCTCCTGACCGCTCAGGTTTCCGCGCAGAGTGGCCTGTGGGAGGCATCCATTGCATCACGTTGGGCGATCACATCACAGCCcgtttaaaatggaaaaaaaacaaccctgacAATTTGCTGCCTGGCATCGTTTTTCTATCTGCCGTTTGCGGACGGCTCCGAGTGCACAAACCTGCGTGCAGTGCGGCACGAAGCCGTAGACCAGAGCGTGGCAGTCGTTGAACAGCGCGGGGAGCTGCCGGGGCGCTTGGACCGGAGAGGCCGCCGTCGGGCTGAACTGCTGCCACTTTACCGCCACCGAGCTGCAGCCGGGGGAAGCCATCCGCTTCACCTGCCGCGCCACCTGCCGCCGGAAGCACCGTTTCCATCGATCGTAAAGAAAGGCATCCAGAGGGgaacggtggggggggggcagacaatgTGCTACGCGATCACCTGTGATTAGTCAATCATTCATTCTCACCTTCTCCGCCCAGTTGTGTTTGGTTTTCGTGTCAAAGAATTCATAGGCTCCGCCCCCCGCCTGGGCCAAGGCTCTCAGCATGTGCCGATTGGCTGTAGGGCTGAAATCACcaaaaaatatacacatatgAATGCGTGATGCTCAAGagtggtgacctctgacccctcgacccgcccctcccccccacctgaGGCCGCAGGCGAAGAGGCGGCTGCGGCCGGCGCCGTCCCGGAGCAGCCGCAGGGCGAGCTCGGCGTTCTGCACGTGGCCGTCCGACAGCAGCAGGAGGTTCCTGACGCCGCGGGACGGGGGCAGCAGGCCGAGGGCCCTCAGGGGCCGCCACAGCTCGGTGCCGCCCCCTACAGGAGGGGCgagctgaggggggaggggggggtgggggggggaagaggagaacacattctttgttttcagcCGAATATTACAGCAAAGCTTTGACAGGATGCGTCACCACTCACCTTGACCACGACCTCTGCGTCCGCGCGAGCGTCACCGAGCGGCCGAGCCGTCGGGAAAGCTTCCGTGTGGTCTGGTAAAGGAACATGAGCGCATTAAAGACCAGGCGGGGTTCTGCGGCGTCGGTTTGGTTCATCGAGAGGAAACTGATGACGTTTCGAATCATTTTATCACGTTTACCACACTTtagttttacatattttttattttcatgtcgGCCTCGTTTAGCTTCATCCTCGACGCGATGTCGTTTTATGTCGTCTCACATTTCCAAATTGCACTTTTTAAACGCCACAGCATAACTTGATGTTAAATCTTAAAATGCTCAAACCGACCCGTGCCGAAGAAGAGCACGTTGACCCTGAGCTGGCTGCCGAGGGTTTTGAGGACCTGCAGGGCGATCCTCCGGGCGGCGAGGAGGGGCTCTCCCTTCATGGACTCAGACGAGTCCACCAGGAGGACCACCTCATCGGGGGCCGACGAGGACTCCACCTCAAAGTCCGGATAGAACACCAACATGCAGGCCTGGAGGACACACCCACTCACTTATTCTATAAATATTCAGTGGGCTCTGCGCCGCTTCTGACAGAAGACCAGCGGGACGGACCTGGCTGTCCTTGTCGGGGTGTTTCTCCACCCACATCCTGGGCAGGTGCACCTCAGAcagagtgattgacagctggaaACCGTCGACACCCATGAGCTCACCGGGCAGCACGCTCACCACCGCCTTGCAGTCCGTCCTCTGTGTGACGCACAACGGATAAAGCAGCCAAACGACCTTTTATTGTATAAAACTATGCGACAAATCTGCATTATAAGATGTCAGAACACAAATTCTAAGACTtagaaggaaacaaaacaatgtgctCAACTCATGCAGTCATCGTTCCAGCACTAAAATGGAATTAAGACAGCTTGACTCCTTTCTCAGAACTAGATCGAATACATAACTAGATGGAACTATTCATTAAATTAGTCATCAGCACTTTCCGCTTCATTTATAAACTTTTATAAAGAAAACGGTAAAAGTACCAGACGAGCGGTGAGGCGATTAAACTCCGATGACTTCATGATGAAAACAGCAGATTACCTTGATCCTGACTCTGTGAGTGATGCACTGCAGGTCGGTGATCTTATTGGGCATCTCGACTGACATGTCCAGCGTGAACTCTCTGCGGGAGACAACCAGCACGTCGCGGAAACAAAGCCATCAACGCACGAAGGACACGTTCAGAGTCACGCTGCAGGAATACAGATCAAACATTCATTGCGTGATCAAAAGCGCACAACGTAGCTCACCTGTCCTCctcaaacatcacacacaccttctccacAGTCACCTGTTGAAAGAAATGGAAACTGCTGCGACATTCACACGTCATTGATTcaatagaagaaaaacacacaaacatccagcaaatttaaatgttgcattttTAGTGCGAGTAAATATCCACTGTTTCATCCCTTCACCGGTCATGTGACTAAACGTCTCTTTGAACTGCGTTTGTTCTCACGCTGATCCAGAAGTCTCTTCTTCACAGCTTCGGTAAGTCCTGGAGGTGAGAACGTTTGTACCTGTGGCCCCGCCCTCACCTGCGTGGTCTGGTTGAGCGCCGCCCCTTCCTGCCACGGAGCCACGCTGCCGGGCAGAGAGAAGAGCACGCTGCCGTCCCTGACGACCAGCTCGCACACGAAGGTGACCTTGATGAGGACGGAGGCTCCGGGCGGCAGGTTTCCCACGCTGATGGTGAACACGTCCTGCAGGGAGCACGGCGAAGACGTCACAGCCATAGCGtgcagttatttattttaacatatcTGGTTATTGGGTTCAAAAAGGCCTCTGAGGTCTGTAGAAaagtttattttgatttgatatgttcttttaactattttttttcctgtcattACAAATTAAAGTATCATAAGTAGGAATTATCCGGGCGAGAACATTGAGGATGTTGTATGGAAGTGTGCAAGTATCGATTTCATCCATTTCAGTGCTGTTGTGAAACCTCTGGCCCATCGATCGGTCTAACTCCAGATGTTGCGCGCTGGCTGCAGCACAGAGACGCGTGTTTGAGTGCAGCGTACCGGGGCGTCCTGGTCCATCAGGTAGGCCCCGTGGCCTTTCTCCACAGCCTGCTTGTACTCCTTCCGAgccgtctccttctccttcacctgaGATCCAAtcggacacacaaaaacaaactgattCCTAGAGAAACTAATTGTGACCTCAGACCGATAAGACGT
The window above is part of the Gasterosteus aculeatus chromosome 16, fGasAcu3.hap1.1, whole genome shotgun sequence genome. Proteins encoded here:
- the LOC120833598 gene encoding protein mono-ADP-ribosyltransferase PARP4 isoform X2, which encodes MAVFEHSLLLLELKALPPTEKRKLRSAVTDNGGTICYVVNKQCSLVVTGNLADLSASRLRGIRRHGTPVVGVDYVYGCLERGLLLPADDYKLKASSPPPARPPAAAAAAPRHASAAPTAEPSQGSVGPGQRARGQRALSAGVREEFRIYTETDPDLPKYPLNFQVAKYCVFEKGNGGAWCVLELQSHAGEGARRYRVVRYWKDDVSAEAAAVRDALVFLSASEDAVEVYEAQRESLQAAGLQPRTSTPPQAPHLGSAPLQQLLLEERLNTGSLSQEVGVFVELLWTEALGRLGNILRVPIHKLSLNDVSRAEGLLLQAHSKLRGADGSEVASLLHEVHAVLLHVAPSQTPPTARLISQRLDLCQLIRDVLNVSEMTMGSSAPSSLGKYRAMRCSIDAVPPDSPEFQAVAALVRDSRVHVQQVLRVSRGAELQAFKSELGNIKPLLHSSSPSNFVGVLSRGLLLPRVGVEHHGIERTDVGSLGSGIYFSDAVSTSLKYSKPSETDGSRLLLVCDVALGRCRDEHKGDVTLTRAPEGHHSVHGVRRGPNAPSEFEDDEYVVYSPDQVKLKYVVQFAVEGDRLKEFSPAIDTSAQPAPPSCDRGWDDEEDVGSIRNPLAEAKAGLLDGSGQQLPLQAVHVRCKLMDLLSQVVVFQEYTNRGSAPIEAKYVFPLDDSAAVCGFEAFINGKHVVGQVKEKETARKEYKQAVEKGHGAYLMDQDAPDVFTISVGNLPPGASVLIKVTFVCELVVRDGSVLFSLPGSVAPWQEGAALNQTTQVTVEKVCVMFEEDREFTLDMSVEMPNKITDLQCITHRVRIKRTDCKAVVSVLPGELMGVDGFQLSITLSEVHLPRMWVEKHPDKDSQACMLVFYPDFEVESSSAPDEVVLLVDSSESMKGEPLLAARRIALQVLKTLGSQLRVNVLFFGTDHTEAFPTARPLGDARADAEVVVKLAPPVGGGTELWRPLRALGLLPPSRGVRNLLLLSDGHVQNAELALRLLRDGAGRSRLFACGLSPTANRHMLRALAQAGGGAYEFFDTKTKHNWAEKVARQVKRMASPGCSSVAVKWQQFSPTAASPVQAPRQLPALFNDCHALVYGFVPHCTQATLRGNLSGQELNTMVSTSELQKTRGTFLHKLTARALIRDHEDGSLDGDEAQHEGKKAELKRFIVELSKEFSILSQFTSFVAVEERNSTQTEEGVTDIPKLISEEDVDFLPYLDWTRTSPSEDECCLSSMVEMDVEETDVFLGDMGTSHGSSSDVEEDYYPNACYDDMMGEVCLKRRSERQKVREEMDSERVSYCHPPASSFSSYSLPPRPFGGSLLQAQYAALHVLPPPPRPLRGSCGEPQYAALHVLPPPPPPPPPPRPFRGSRGEPQPAAHHPTWPHYGSARSDLAFGSAFSGLQPVNQPAGFVLFDSAEVRTPWSSMVGVEDEPQCPGERLESNLETCFLATNLDSPSPDISSQQQQSRVLADSVQSLMFRPASLIAGPEQSCFGSSPNGLMAEFPSLKQDQPMTVGPPVRCRRARPLSRSSGIASNRADFLDDLDVSARRCSMEHRSALRRRPLMGARAEPERLRLKWTNVFLMQHSEGFWELTTQLGELVNVDVDLFANEFLKNKGIRSLGVRAHTDILRLLATLLVLQLMRVEKLEEGKLLRTLFSLDESPPPRPARWEEVKRAVHWVCWADRRYPCVYSRLEFGLSWETSTRQLLGFEGLPPFSALRGLKLQLLAL
- the LOC120833598 gene encoding protein mono-ADP-ribosyltransferase PARP4 isoform X1, with translation MAVFEHSLLLLELKALPPTEKRKLRSAVTDNGGTICYVVNKQCSLVVTGNLADLSASRLRGIRRHGTPVVGVDYVYGCLERGLLLPADDYKLKASSPPPARPPAAAAAAPRHASAAPTAEPSQGSVGPGQRARGQRALSAGVREEFRIYTETDPDLPKYPLNFQVAKYCVFEKGNGGAWCVLELQSHAGEGARRYRVVRYWKDDVSAEAAAVRDALVFLSASEDAVEVYEAQRESLQAAGLQPRTSTPPQAPHLGSAPLQQLLLEERLNTGSLSQEVGVFVELLWTEALGRLGNILRVPIHKLSLNDVSRAEGLLLQAHSKLRGADGSEVASLLHEVHAVLLHVAPSQTPPTARLISQRLDLCQLIRDVLNVSEMTMGSSAPSSLGKYRAMRCSIDAVPPDSPEFQAVAALVRDSRVHVQQVLRVSRGAELQAFKSELGNIKPLLHSSSPSNFVGVLSRGLLLPRVGVEHHGIERTDVGSLGSGIYFSDAVSTSLKYSKPSETDGSRLLLVCDVALGRCRDEHKGDVTLTRAPEGHHSVHGVRRGPNAPSEFEDDEYVVYSPDQVKLKYVVQFAVEGDRLKEFSPAIDTSAQPAPPSCDRGWDDEEDVGSIRNPLAEAKAGLLDGSGQQLPLQAVHVRCKLMDLLSQVVVFQEYTNRGSAPIEAKYVFPLDDSAAVCGFEAFINGKHVVGQVKEKETARKEYKQAVEKGHGAYLMDQDAPDVFTISVGNLPPGASVLIKVTFVCELVVRDGSVLFSLPGSVAPWQEGAALNQTTQVTVEKVCVMFEEDREFTLDMSVEMPNKITDLQCITHRVRIKRTDCKAVVSVLPGELMGVDGFQLSITLSEVHLPRMWVEKHPDKDSQACMLVFYPDFEVESSSAPDEVVLLVDSSESMKGEPLLAARRIALQVLKTLGSQLRVNVLFFGTDHTEAFPTARPLGDARADAEVVVKLAPPVGGGTELWRPLRALGLLPPSRGVRNLLLLSDGHVQNAELALRLLRDGAGRSRLFACGLSPTANRHMLRALAQAGGGAYEFFDTKTKHNWAEKVARQVKRMASPGCSSVAVKWQQFSPTAASPVQAPRQLPALFNDCHALVYGFVPHCTQATLRGNLSGQELNTMVSTSELQKTRGTFLHKLTARALIRDHEDGSLDGDEAQHEGKKAELKRFIVELSKEFSILSQFTSFVAVEERNSTQTEEGVTDIPKLISEEDVDFLPYLDWTRTSPSEDECCLSSMVEMDVEETDVFLGDMGTSHGSSSDVEEDYYPNACYDDMMMTESISPAYSLPFTHKSEASNGEVCLKRRSERQKVREEMDSERVSYCHPPASSFSSYSLPPRPFGGSLLQAQYAALHVLPPPPRPLRGSCGEPQYAALHVLPPPPPPPPPPRPFRGSRGEPQPAAHHPTWPHYGSARSDLAFGSAFSGLQPVNQPAGFVLFDSAEVRTPWSSMVGVEDEPQCPGERLESNLETCFLATNLDSPSPDISSQQQQSRVLADSVQSLMFRPASLIAGPEQSCFGSSPNGLMAEFPSLKQDQPMTVGPPVRCRRARPLSRSSGIASNRADFLDDLDVSARRCSMEHRSALRRRPLMGARAEPERLRLKWTNVFLMQHSEGFWELTTQLGELVNVDVDLFANEFLKNKGIRSLGVRAHTDILRLLATLLVLQLMRVEKLEEGKLLRTLFSLDESPPPRPARWEEVKRAVHWVCWADRRYPCVYSRLEFGLSWETSTRQLLGFEGLPPFSALRGLKLQLLAL
- the LOC120833598 gene encoding protein mono-ADP-ribosyltransferase PARP4 isoform X3, whose amino-acid sequence is MAVFEHSLLLLELKALPPTEKRKLRSAVTDNGGTICYVVNKQCSLVVTGNLADLSASRLRGIRRHGTPVVGVDYVYGCLERGLLLPADDYKLKASSPPPARPPAAAAAAPRHASAAPTAEPSQGSVGPGQRARGQRALSAGVREEFRIYTETDPDLPKYPLNFQVAKYCVFEKGNGGAWCVLELQSHAGEGARRYRVVRYWKDDVSAEAAAVRDALVFLSASEDAVEVYEAQRESLQAAGLQPRTSTPPQAPHLGSAPLQQLLLEERLNTGSLSQEVGVFVELLWTEALGRLGNILRVPIHKLSLNDVSRAEGLLLQAHSKLRGADGSEVASLLHEVHAVLLHVAPSQTPPTARLISQRLDLCQLIRDVLNVSEMTMGSSAPSSLGKYRAMRCSIDAVPPDSPEFQAVAALVRDSRVHVQQVLRVSRGAELQAFKSELGNIKPLLHSSSPSNFVGVLSRGLLLPRVGVEHHGIERTDVGSLGSGIYFSDAVSTSLKYSKPSETDGSRLLLVCDVALGRCRDEHKGDVTLTRAPEGHHSVHGVRRGPNAPSEFEDDEYVVYSPDQVKLKYVVQFAVEGDRLKEFSPAIDTSAQPAPPSCDRGWDDEEDVGSIRNPLAEAKAGLLDGSGQQLPLQAVHVRCKLMDLLSQVVVFQEYTNRGSAPIEAKYVFPLDDSAAVCGFEAFINGKHVVGQVKEKETARKEYKQAVEKGHGAYLMDQDAPDVFTISVGNLPPGASVLIKVTFVCELVVRDGSVLFSLPGSVAPWQEGAALNQTTQVTVEKVCVMFEEDREFTLDMSVEMPNKITDLQCITHRVRIKRTDCKAVVSVLPGELMGVDGFQLSITLSEVHLPRMWVEKHPDKDSQACMLVFYPDFEVESSSAPDEVVLLVDSSESMKGEPLLAARRIALQVLKTLGSQLRVNVLFFGTDHTEAFPTARPLGDARADAEVVVKLAPPVGGGTELWRPLRALGLLPPSRGVRNLLLLSDGHVQNAELALRLLRDGAGRSRLFACGLSPTANRHMLRALAQAGGGAYEFFDTKTKHNWAEKVARQVKRMASPGCSSVAVKWQQFSPTAASPVQAPRQLPALFNDCHALVYGFVPHCTQATLRGNLSGQELNTMVSTSELQKTRGTFLHKLTARALIRDHEDGSLDGDEAQHEGKKAELKRFIVELSKEFSILSQFTSFVAVEERNSTQTEEGVTDIPKLISEEDVDFLPYLDWTRTSPSEDECCLSSMVEMDVEETDVFLGDMGTSHGSSSDVEEDYYPNACYDDMMMTESISPAYSLPFTHKSEASNGEVCLKRRSERQKVREEMDSERVSYCHPPASSFSSYSLPPRPFGGSLLQAQYAALHVLPPPPRPLRGSRGEPQPAAHHPTWPHYGSARSDLAFGSAFSGLQPVNQPAGFVLFDSAEVRTPWSSMVGVEDEPQCPGERLESNLETCFLATNLDSPSPDISSQQQQSRVLADSVQSLMFRPASLIAGPEQSCFGSSPNGLMAEFPSLKQDQPMTVGPPVRCRRARPLSRSSGIASNRADFLDDLDVSARRCSMEHRSALRRRPLMGARAEPERLRLKWTNVFLMQHSEGFWELTTQLGELVNVDVDLFANEFLKNKGIRSLGVRAHTDILRLLATLLVLQLMRVEKLEEGKLLRTLFSLDESPPPRPARWEEVKRAVHWVCWADRRYPCVYSRLEFGLSWETSTRQLLGFEGLPPFSALRGLKLQLLAL